One Felis catus isolate Fca126 chromosome D2, F.catus_Fca126_mat1.0, whole genome shotgun sequence DNA window includes the following coding sequences:
- the SLC35G1 gene encoding solute carrier family 35 member G1 isoform X1: MRPVDSAGAAEVPEPGLPLTDDAPQGASEEPAAAEAAGTPGPCRCWVCGNSLCGSGASQEAKKKARCPGLGLFYTLLSAFLFSVGSLFVKKVQDVHAVEISAFRCVFQMLVVIPCLIYRKTGFIGPKGQRIFLLLRGVLGSTAMILLYYAFQATSLADATVITFSSPVFTSIFAWIFLKEKYSPWDALFTAFTITGVILIVRPPFLFGASAAGTDESYSVHLKGTFAAVAHAVFAAVTMVIIRKMGKSVDYFLSIWYYVVLGLLESVIVLFIIGEWSLPYCGLDRLFLILIGLFGLGGQVFLTKALQIEKAGPVAIMRTMDVVFAFIFQIIFFNDMPTWWTVGGALCVVASSTGAAIRKWCQSSK; encoded by the exons ATGCGGCCCGTGGACAGTGCCGGGGCGGCGGAGGTGCCAGAGCCCGGGCTACCGCTGACGGACGACGCGCCGCAGGGCGCCAGTGAGGAGCcggcggcggcggaggcagcGGGGACGCCCGGCCCCTGCAGGTGCTGGGTGTGCGGCAACTCGCTGTGCGGCTCGGGTGCGTCGCAGG AAGCCAAGAAGAAAGCACGCTGTCCTGGACTTGGCTTGTTTTATACATTATTATCTGCCTTCCTTTTCTCAGTGGGctctttatttgttaaaaaagtgCAAGACGTCCATGCTGTAGAAATTAGTGCATTCCGATGTGTGTTCCAAATGCTAGTCGTTATCCCTTGCTTAATATACAGAAA AACCGGATTCATAGGCCCCAAGGGTCAACGcattttcctcctcctcagaGGAGTCCTGGGCTCCACCGCCATGATCCTTTTGTACTACGCTTTCCAGGCGACGTCCCTGGCCGACGCCACCGTCATCACGTTTAGTTCTCCAGTGTTCACGTCCATATTTGCTTGGATATTTCTCAAGGAGAAGTACAGCCCCTGGGATGCCCTCTTCACCGCCTTCACGATCACCGGCGTGATCCTCATCGTGAGGCCCCCGTTTCTGTTCGGAGCCAGCGCTGCGGGCACGGACGAGAGCTACTCTGTTCACCTGAAGGGCACGTTCGCAGCAGTGGCGCACGCTGTCTTTGCCGCCGTGACCATGGTCATCATCAGAAAGATGGGGAAGTCCGTGGACTACTTTCTGAGCATTTGGTATTATGTCGTACTCGGCCTCCTAGAGAGCGTCATCGTCCTCTTCATCATAGGGGAGTGGAGTCTGCCATACTGCGGGTTGGACAGGCTGTTTCTCATCCTCATCGGCCTGTTTGGTTTGGGGGGTCAGGTGTTTCTCACGAAGGCCCTCCAAATAGAAAAAGCAGGCCCAGTGGCAATAATGAGGACGATGGATGTGGTCTTTGCTTTCATCTtccagattattttctttaacgATATGCCCACGTGGTGGACGGTGGGCGGGGCCCTGTGCGTTGTAGCCAGTAGTACCGGCGCGGCCATTCGGAAATGGTGCCAGAGCTCCAAATGA
- the SLC35G1 gene encoding solute carrier family 35 member G1 isoform X2, translated as MRPVDSAGAAEVPEPGLPLTDDAPQGASEEPAAAEAAGTPGPCRCWVCGNSLCGSGASQVGSLFVKKVQDVHAVEISAFRCVFQMLVVIPCLIYRKTGFIGPKGQRIFLLLRGVLGSTAMILLYYAFQATSLADATVITFSSPVFTSIFAWIFLKEKYSPWDALFTAFTITGVILIVRPPFLFGASAAGTDESYSVHLKGTFAAVAHAVFAAVTMVIIRKMGKSVDYFLSIWYYVVLGLLESVIVLFIIGEWSLPYCGLDRLFLILIGLFGLGGQVFLTKALQIEKAGPVAIMRTMDVVFAFIFQIIFFNDMPTWWTVGGALCVVASSTGAAIRKWCQSSK; from the exons ATGCGGCCCGTGGACAGTGCCGGGGCGGCGGAGGTGCCAGAGCCCGGGCTACCGCTGACGGACGACGCGCCGCAGGGCGCCAGTGAGGAGCcggcggcggcggaggcagcGGGGACGCCCGGCCCCTGCAGGTGCTGGGTGTGCGGCAACTCGCTGTGCGGCTCGGGTGCGTCGCAGG TGGGctctttatttgttaaaaaagtgCAAGACGTCCATGCTGTAGAAATTAGTGCATTCCGATGTGTGTTCCAAATGCTAGTCGTTATCCCTTGCTTAATATACAGAAA AACCGGATTCATAGGCCCCAAGGGTCAACGcattttcctcctcctcagaGGAGTCCTGGGCTCCACCGCCATGATCCTTTTGTACTACGCTTTCCAGGCGACGTCCCTGGCCGACGCCACCGTCATCACGTTTAGTTCTCCAGTGTTCACGTCCATATTTGCTTGGATATTTCTCAAGGAGAAGTACAGCCCCTGGGATGCCCTCTTCACCGCCTTCACGATCACCGGCGTGATCCTCATCGTGAGGCCCCCGTTTCTGTTCGGAGCCAGCGCTGCGGGCACGGACGAGAGCTACTCTGTTCACCTGAAGGGCACGTTCGCAGCAGTGGCGCACGCTGTCTTTGCCGCCGTGACCATGGTCATCATCAGAAAGATGGGGAAGTCCGTGGACTACTTTCTGAGCATTTGGTATTATGTCGTACTCGGCCTCCTAGAGAGCGTCATCGTCCTCTTCATCATAGGGGAGTGGAGTCTGCCATACTGCGGGTTGGACAGGCTGTTTCTCATCCTCATCGGCCTGTTTGGTTTGGGGGGTCAGGTGTTTCTCACGAAGGCCCTCCAAATAGAAAAAGCAGGCCCAGTGGCAATAATGAGGACGATGGATGTGGTCTTTGCTTTCATCTtccagattattttctttaacgATATGCCCACGTGGTGGACGGTGGGCGGGGCCCTGTGCGTTGTAGCCAGTAGTACCGGCGCGGCCATTCGGAAATGGTGCCAGAGCTCCAAATGA